A DNA window from Helianthus annuus cultivar XRQ/B chromosome 15, HanXRQr2.0-SUNRISE, whole genome shotgun sequence contains the following coding sequences:
- the LOC110910504 gene encoding phosphatidylinositol/phosphatidylcholine transfer protein SFH9 isoform X8 — MWAEMLNWRKAYGADSIIQDFVYEEYEEVQKCYPHGYHGVDKEGRPVYIERLGKVEPSKLMSVTTVDRFLRYHVQGFEKAFAEKFPACSVSARRHIDSCTTILDVQGMNWMSFGKVAHDLVMRMQKIDGDNYPETLHQMYIVNAGSGFKLLWNTAKGLLDPRTTAKINVLGNRYQNKLLEAIDASQLPDFLGGTCSCPNEGGCLRSDKGPWNDLELMKVVNNGDRTKSCSFYNDVDFEVKSIVSETASSKFSDELVSNSGFPRSMSLCHKDLINKSESNGIKVEPGVCGSQINMLPSNDTTRRTAKKVVDVIYKAVSCIFFLLEFGKFLVRNIVKYYRNQQQDQPQIADDLHHQKEHFLLPYVEKVKQLEALVIELSSKPSRIPEEKDVILAESLNRIRSMEFDLQKTKKALFDTASKQIQLEESLEMLREGTVTATNSCWVIRPRSTLRGSR, encoded by the exons ATGTGGGCAGAAATGCTAAACTGGAGGAAAGCATATGGTGCAGACTCTATCATACAG GATTTTGTGTACGAAGAGTACGAAGAGGTTCAAAAGTGCTATCCACACGGTTATCATGGGGTGGATAAAGAGGGACGACCCGTTTACATTGAAAGACTCGGGAAAGTGGAACCGAGTAAACTTATGAGTGTCACGACGGTCGACAGGTTTTTAAGGTATCATGTACAAGGATTCGAGAAAGCTTTTGCTGAGAAGTTTCCAGCATGTTCCGTTTCAGCAAGAAGGCATATTGATTCATGTACTACGATTTTAGATGTTCAGGGGATG AACTGGATGAGTTTCGGAAAAGTTGCACATGATTTGGTCATGCGTATGCAGAAAATAGACGGTGATAACTATCCTGAG ACATTGCATCAGATGTACATCGTCAATGCTGGTAGTGGATTCAAATTATTATGGAATACAGCAAAAGGTTTGCTTGATCCGCGAACTACAGCAAAGATAAAT GTTCTAGGAAACAGATATCAGAATAAATTGTTAGAAGCTATTGATGCGAG CCAATTGCCAGATTTTCTTGGTGGAACGTGTTCTTGCCCGAATGAAGGTGGATGTCTTAGATCAGATAAGGGACCATGGAATGATTTGGAATTGATGAAG GTAGTCAACAATGGAGATAGGACGAAAAGTTGTAGCTTTTATAATGATGTTGACTTTGAGGTCAAGTCAATTGTTTCAGAG ACCGCCAGCAGTAAGTTCTCAGATGAGCTTGTATCTAACTCAGGGTTTCCTAGATCTATGTCTCTCTGCCACAAG GACTTGATAAATAAGTCTGAATCTAACGGCATTAAAGTTGAACCGGGAGTCTGTGGTTCTCAGATCAATATGCTTCCTTcaa ACGATACAACAAGAAGAACCGCTAAAAAGGTGGTTGACGTTATATACAAAGCTGTATCATGTATATTTTTTCTTCTTGAATTCGGTAAGTTTTTGGTGAGAAATATCGTAAAATATTATCGAAACCAGCAGCAAGACCAACCGCAGATTGCAgatgatttacatcatcaaaagGAGCACTTTTTGCTGCCGTATGTAGAGAAAGTGAAACAGTTAGAAGCTTTAGTGATTGAGCTTTCAAGCAAACCTTCAAGAATCCCTGAAGAAAAAGACGTGATTCTTGCTGAATCGTTGAACCGTATACGGTCAATGGAGTTTGACTTGCAGAAGACAAAGAAA GCCTTGTTTGATACGGCTTCAAAACAGATTCAACTCGAGGAATCACTCGAGATGTTACGAGAGGGTACCGTAACA GCGACAAATTCTTGTTGGGTAATACGGCCCAGGTCGACTTTGCGTGGTTCAAGATGA
- the LOC110910504 gene encoding phosphatidylinositol/phosphatidylcholine transfer protein SFH9 isoform X7 produces the protein MWAEMLNWRKAYGADSIIQDFVYEEYEEVQKCYPHGYHGVDKEGRPVYIERLGKVEPSKLMSVTTVDRFLRYHVQGFEKAFAEKFPACSVSARRHIDSCTTILDVQGMNWMSFGKVAHDLVMRMQKIDGDNYPETLHQMYIVNAGSGFKLLWNTAKGLLDPRTTAKINVLGNRYQNKLLEAIDASQLPDFLGGTCSCPNEGGCLRSDKGPWNDLELMKVVNNGDRTKSCSFYNDVDFEVKSIVSETASSKFSDELVSNSGFPRSMSLCHKDLINKSESNGIKVEPGVCGSQINMLPSTDDTTRRTAKKVVDVIYKAVSCIFFLLEFGKFLVRNIVKYYRNQQQDQPQIADDLHHQKEHFLLPYVEKVKQLEALVIELSSKPSRIPEEKDVILAESLNRIRSMEFDLQKTKKALFDTASKQIQLEESLEMLREGTVTATNSCWVIRPRSTLRGSR, from the exons ATGTGGGCAGAAATGCTAAACTGGAGGAAAGCATATGGTGCAGACTCTATCATACAG GATTTTGTGTACGAAGAGTACGAAGAGGTTCAAAAGTGCTATCCACACGGTTATCATGGGGTGGATAAAGAGGGACGACCCGTTTACATTGAAAGACTCGGGAAAGTGGAACCGAGTAAACTTATGAGTGTCACGACGGTCGACAGGTTTTTAAGGTATCATGTACAAGGATTCGAGAAAGCTTTTGCTGAGAAGTTTCCAGCATGTTCCGTTTCAGCAAGAAGGCATATTGATTCATGTACTACGATTTTAGATGTTCAGGGGATG AACTGGATGAGTTTCGGAAAAGTTGCACATGATTTGGTCATGCGTATGCAGAAAATAGACGGTGATAACTATCCTGAG ACATTGCATCAGATGTACATCGTCAATGCTGGTAGTGGATTCAAATTATTATGGAATACAGCAAAAGGTTTGCTTGATCCGCGAACTACAGCAAAGATAAAT GTTCTAGGAAACAGATATCAGAATAAATTGTTAGAAGCTATTGATGCGAG CCAATTGCCAGATTTTCTTGGTGGAACGTGTTCTTGCCCGAATGAAGGTGGATGTCTTAGATCAGATAAGGGACCATGGAATGATTTGGAATTGATGAAG GTAGTCAACAATGGAGATAGGACGAAAAGTTGTAGCTTTTATAATGATGTTGACTTTGAGGTCAAGTCAATTGTTTCAGAG ACCGCCAGCAGTAAGTTCTCAGATGAGCTTGTATCTAACTCAGGGTTTCCTAGATCTATGTCTCTCTGCCACAAG GACTTGATAAATAAGTCTGAATCTAACGGCATTAAAGTTGAACCGGGAGTCTGTGGTTCTCAGATCAATATGCTTCCTTcaa CAGACGATACAACAAGAAGAACCGCTAAAAAGGTGGTTGACGTTATATACAAAGCTGTATCATGTATATTTTTTCTTCTTGAATTCGGTAAGTTTTTGGTGAGAAATATCGTAAAATATTATCGAAACCAGCAGCAAGACCAACCGCAGATTGCAgatgatttacatcatcaaaagGAGCACTTTTTGCTGCCGTATGTAGAGAAAGTGAAACAGTTAGAAGCTTTAGTGATTGAGCTTTCAAGCAAACCTTCAAGAATCCCTGAAGAAAAAGACGTGATTCTTGCTGAATCGTTGAACCGTATACGGTCAATGGAGTTTGACTTGCAGAAGACAAAGAAA GCCTTGTTTGATACGGCTTCAAAACAGATTCAACTCGAGGAATCACTCGAGATGTTACGAGAGGGTACCGTAACA GCGACAAATTCTTGTTGGGTAATACGGCCCAGGTCGACTTTGCGTGGTTCAAGATGA
- the LOC110910502 gene encoding probable E3 ubiquitin-protein ligase XBOS34, translating to MEDDGGGGGGGRRSLRYEFSREPNGSTAGVTLGGILSIKETSSYRIQNRTLLDLIRNDPTSGNESNDSKKSWKMFREKLRLKLAGSVCTTTTPILASLVHINTDNNRTTTENDTNRLISQPLRNINGVPVPVTQTANSTNLLNSPSVTDTNTSSVPVTQPVNSTDRLNSPPVSNSGSVTVTRTVNSTNPLNSPPVSNTNTSSVPDTQTVNVRGEPPVEEYERTTTAEESRDGGDGGGAETVKMSLMSLLEVEGSAYFDEEEVAAGGGGGGGGEYNNCCVCMVRHKGAAFIPCGHTFCRLCSRELFVKRANCPLCNNFILEILDIF from the coding sequence ATGGAAGACGACGGCGGAGGCGGTGGCGGAGGTCGCCGGAGTCTGCGTTACGAGTTCAGTAGAGAACCGAACGGTTCAACGGCTGGAGTGACTCTCGGCGGAATCCTTTCGATCAAGGAAACGTCGTCGTACCGGATCCAGAATCGGACGCTTCTAGATCTTATCCGTAACGATCCGACTAGTGGAAACGAGTCGAATGACTCGAAGAAATCGTGGAAGATGTTCAGAGAGAAACTCCGGTTGAAACTCGCCGGCTCGGTGTGTACAACCACCACACCGATTCTCGCTTCTCTTGTGCATATTAACACCGACAACAACCGTACAACGACGGAAAATGATACGAATCGGTTGATTTCACAGCCGTTGAGGAACATTAATGGCGTACCGGTTCCGGTTACGCAAACTGCAAATAGTACGAATCTGCTGAATTCACCGTCGGTGACTGACACTAACACAAGTAGCGTGCCGGTTACGCAACCTGTTAACAGTACGGATCGGTTGAATTCACCGCCTGTGAGTAACTCCGGCAGCGTAACGGTTACGCGAACTGTGAATAGTACGAATCCGTTGAATTCACCGCCGGTGAGTAACACTAACACTAGTAGCGTGCCGGATACGCAAACGGTGAACGTACGGGGCGAACCGCCGGTGGAGGAATATGAGCGAACGACGACGGCGGAGGAAAGTCGTGACGGCGGTGACGGAGGAGGAGCGGAGACGGTGAAGATGTCGTTGATGTCGTTGTTAGAAGTGGAAGGATCTGCGTATTTTGATGAAGAGGAGGTGGCAgcaggcggtggtggtggtggtggtggagagtACAATAACTGTTGCGTGTGCATGGTAAGACATAAGGGTGCAGCATTTATCCCCTGTGGTCACACATTCTGCAGACTCTGTTCAAGGGAGCTTTTTGTCAAAAGAGCAAATTGTCCGTTGTGTAATAACTTCATTTTGGAAATTCTTGATatcttttag
- the LOC110910501 gene encoding T-complex protein 1 subunit eta, whose amino-acid sequence MTSMMQPQIILLKEGTDTSQGKPQLVSNINACMAVADVVRTTLGPRGMDKLIHDDKGNTTISNDGATIMKLLDIVHPAAKLLVDIAKSQDSEVGDGTTTVVLLAGEFLREAKPFIEDGVHPQNLIRSYRAASNMAIEKVKELAVSIEGKSLDEKRSLLAKCAATTLSSKLIGGEKDFFAKMVVDAVIAIGNDDRLNMIGIKKVPGGTMRDSFLVNGVAFKKTFSYAGFEQQPKKFHNPKILLLNIELELKSEKENAEIRLSDPLQYQSIVDAEWNIIYDKLDKCVKSGAKIVLSRLAIGDLATQYFADRDIFCAGRVAEDDLHRVAAATGGTVQTSVNNVIDEVLGTCDVFEEKQVGNERFNIFSGCPSGQTATIVLRGGADQFIEEAERSLHDAIMIVRRAMKNSTVVAGGGAIDMEISRYLWQHARNIAGKSQLFINAFAKALEVIPRQLCDNAGFDATDVLNKLRQKHALPSGEGSLYGVDINTGGICDSFANFVWEPALVKINAINAATEAACLVLSVDETVKNPKSESAQGDAAGMGRGRGGGMRGRGMRRR is encoded by the exons ATGACATCTATGATG CAACCACAGATCATTCTGCTAAAAGAAGGTACGGACACTTCGCAAGGGAAACCACAGCTAGTAAGCAACATCAATGCGTGTATGGCGGTTGCTGACGTCGTCCGTACAACCCTAGGTCCTCGAGGTATGGATAAATTGATCCATGATGACAAAGGTAACACTACTATTTCTAACGATGGAGCTACGATCATGAAGCTTCTGGATATTGTTCATCCTGCTGCTAAGTTGCTTGTTGATATTGCAAAATCACAGGATTCGGAG GTTGGCGATGGGACCACTACTGTAGTTCTCCTTGCCGGTGAGTTCTTGAGAGAGGCCAAACCATTCATTGAAGACGGTGTTCATCCTCAAAATCTGATACGAAGTTATCGAGCTGCTTCGAATATG GCAATTGAGAAGGTTAAAGAGTTAGCTGTAAGCATAGAGGGAAAAAGTTTAGACGAGAAACGAAGCTTATTAGCTAAATGTGCTGCTACAACGCTCTCATCAAAGCTAATAGGCGGAGAGAAAGACTTCTTTGCAAAAATGGTCGTGGATGCTGTCATTGCAATCGGAAATGATGATAGATTGAACATGATTGGAATTAAAAAG GTTCCTGGTGGTACGATGCGGGATTCTTTTCTCGTGAACGGTGTTGCATTTAAAAAGACCTTTTCTTATGCTGGGTTCGAGCAGCAACCCAAGAAGTTTCATAACCCGAAGATATTACTGTTGAACATAGAGCTGGAACTAAAGTCAGAAAAAGAAAATGCTGAGATAAG ACTTTCAGATCCGTTGCAATATCAGTCGATAGTTGATGCAGAATGGAATATCATATACGATAAGCTGGATAAGTGCGTAAAGAGTGGTGCCAAAATTGTTTTGTCGCGTCTAGCTATTGGTGATCTGGCAACACAG TATTTCGCAGACCGTGATATTTTTTGTGCTGGTAGAGTTGCTGAAGATGACCTGCATCGTGTTGCAGCTGCAACTGGGGGTACTGTACAGACATCAGTCAACAACGTTATAGATGAG GTTCTTGGGACTTGTGACGTTTTTGAGGAAAAACAAGTTGGAAATGAACGGTTCAACATATTTAGTGGATGTCCTTCAGGCCAGACAGCCACGATTGTTCTTCGAGGTGGAGCCGATCAG TTTATTGAGGAAGCTGAGCGCAGTTTACATGATGCAATTATGATTGTGAGGAGGGCAATGAAGAATTCCACAGTGGTTGCTGGTGGCGGTGCAATAGAT ATGGAGATAAGCCGGTACCTGTGGCAACACGCGCGCAATATAGCTGGGAAGTCGCAGCTTTTCATAAACGCTtttgctaaagcacttgaggttaTTCCACGTCAGCTTTGTGATAATGCTGGATTCGATGCAACTGATGTACTAAACAAACTGAGGCAAAAACACGCGCTTCCTTCTG GTGAAGGCTCTCTTTACGGAGTGGATATTAACACAGGTGGAATTTGTGATTCATTTGCCAATTTTGTGTGGGAGCCTGCGTTGGTGAAG ATAAATGCTATAAATGCTGCAACAGAGGCAGCATGCCTTGTCTTAAGTGTCGATGAAACAGTGAAGAACCCAAAG TCGGAGAGTGCACAAGGAGATGCTGCTGGTATGGGTAGAGGCCGTGGTGGTGGCATGCGTGGAAGAGGGATGCGCAGGCGTTAA